In the genome of Dioscorea cayenensis subsp. rotundata cultivar TDr96_F1 chromosome 1, TDr96_F1_v2_PseudoChromosome.rev07_lg8_w22 25.fasta, whole genome shotgun sequence, one region contains:
- the LOC120264016 gene encoding RING-H2 finger protein ATL52-like, whose product MVPAESPCSQPKIIFMPLIIALCIIVSVVLALLALHSMIIKLCMGEHHEVSQEFRGVNKKVLEAIQVYAYTKNEDEPLDCSVCLGELEEGESVRALPNCGHVFHAYCIDSWLVQHSTCPLCRRGIVIVEPLIVHGEHHGESSDDGSVVHDFSFAMVREKLMLKGALLMSFLALFSSYGVEERSDSSFSNNV is encoded by the coding sequence ATGGTTCCAGCTGAGTCCCCATGCTCACAACCAAAAATTATCTTCATGCCATTAATCATAGCTCTATGTATCATTGTATCAGTAGTTCTAGCTCttctagcacttcactctatgaTCATAAAACTCTGCATGGGAGAACACCATGAGGTATCTCAAGAGTTCAGAGGAGTTAACAAGAAGGTATTAGAGGCCATTCAAGTCTATGCTTACACTAAGAATGAAGATGAGCCTTTGGACTGTTCAGTGTGTTTGGGAGAGCTTGAAGAAGGAGAATCAGTGAGAGCTTTGCCAAACTGTGGCCATGTCTTCCATGCTTATTGCATTGATTCATGGTTAGTTCAACATTCAACTTGTCCTTTATGTAGGCGTGGAATAGTCATTGTTGAGCCTTTGATTGTGCACGGGGAACATCATGGTGAGTCAAGTGATGATGGTAGTGTTGTTCATGATTTTTCCTTTGCTATGGTGAGGGAGAAGTTGATGTTGAAAGGAGCATTACTTATGAGTTTTTTagctttgttttcttcttatgGTGTTGAGGAGAGGAGTGACTCTTCATTTTCTAATaatgtttga